The following coding sequences lie in one Glycine soja cultivar W05 chromosome 16, ASM419377v2, whole genome shotgun sequence genomic window:
- the LOC114390539 gene encoding APO protein 1, chloroplastic-like yields MGLPLLSSALWDPSHNCVSSSVEFIRPLLSASKSYSLGLKFNCQQFCKGRSKLPGVLVCASRRPKGTVWRRKTLPQNEDLPPILPKNKKKPYPIPFKEIKQAGREDRKLAHMGIEKPLEPPKNGLLVPDLVPVAYEVFDAWKLLIEGLAQLLHVIPAHGCSECSEVHVAQTGHHIRDCSGTNGRQRRSSHAWVKGSVNDILVPIESYHLFDPFGRRIKHDTRFEYDRIPAVVELCIQAGVDIPEYPSRRRTNPIRMLGRRVIDRGGNLEEPKPWRFADPSSLNDFDTYRASERFPRPSLSDLPKIAQETMSAYETVKKGVKKLMRKYTVKACGYCTEVHVGPWGHNAKLCGAFKHQWRDGKHGWQDATVDEVFPPNYVWHVRDPRGPPLASALRRYYGKAPAVVEVCMQAGAQIPEEYKPMMRLDIIIPDTEEARMIA; encoded by the exons ATGGGGCTGCCGCTACTTTCTTCTGCATTATGGGATCCTTCTCATAACT GTGTTTCCTCCAGTGTGGAGTTTATCAGGCCCCTTCTATCAGCTTCTAAGTCATATTCTCTTGGTTTGAAG TTTAACTGCCAACAATTTTGCAAGGGAAGATCAAAATTGCCAGGAGTTTTAGTTTGTGCCAGTCGAAGGCCCAAAGGAACTGTGTGGAGACGAAAAACTTTACCACAAAATGAGGATTTACCGCCAATTTTaccaaagaataagaaaaagccATACCCTATTCCCTTTAAGGAAATCAAGCAGGCTGGAAGGGAGGACAGGAAACTTGCACACATGGGAATAGAGAAACCTCTTGAGCCTCCAAAGAATGGATTGCTTGTTCCAGATCTAGTTCCTGTTGCCTATGAAGTATTTGATGCTTGGAAGCTTTTGATTGAAGGTCTTGCCCAGCTCTTGCATGTCATTCCTGCACATGGCTGTAG TGAATGCTCAGAAGTTCATGTAGCCCAAACTGGTCACCACATTCGGGATTGTTCTGGCACTAATGGTCGGCAGCGTCGTAGTTCTCATGCATGGGTAAAGGGTTCAGTCAATGATATACTTGTCCCTATTGAGTCTTATCATCTTTTTGACCCCTTTGGTAGGCGTATTAAACATGATACACGGTTTGAATATGACCGGATTCCTGCTGTTGTTGAGCTATGCATTCAAGCCGGTGTAGATATCCCAGAATATCCTTCGCGCCGAAGGACCAACCCCATACGGATGTTAGGGAGGAGAGTAATTGACAGAGGTGGAAATTTAGAGGAACCTAAACCGTGGCGCTTTGCAGACCCCTCTTCACTCAATGACTTTGATACTTACAGAGCTTCTGAGCGATTTCCACGACCATCGTTGTCAGATCTACCTAAAATTGCCCAAGAAACAATGAGTGCATATGAAACTGTCAAAAAGGGTGTCAAGAAGTTGATGAGGAAGTACACTGTGAAAGCTTGCGGTTATTGCACTGAGGTTCATGTGGGTCCATGGGGTCACAATGCTAAGCTTTGTGGTGCATTTAAGCACCAGTGGAGGGATGGGAAGCATGGTTGGCAGGATGCTACTGTGGATGAAGTTTTTCCTCCAAATTATGTGTGGCATGTTAGAGACCCTAGGGGGCCTCCCTTAGCATCTGCACTGAGGAGATATTATGGAAAGGCTCCGGCTGTGGTTGAAGTGTGCATGCAAGCTGGTGCACAGATACCAGAAGAGTACAAGCCCATGATGAGGCTTGACATTATAATTCCGGACACTGAGGAGGCAAGAATGATTGCATGA
- the LOC114390542 gene encoding uncharacterized protein LOC114390542, with protein sequence MSNVTEKLGIKIERNPPEDKLTQLGVRQWPKWGCPPSKFPWTYESKETCYLLEGKVKVTPSGANESVEIAAGDFVEFPKGMSCTWDVSVAVDKHYNFE encoded by the exons atGAGTAACGTGACAGAGAAATTGGGCATCAAGATTGAGAGGAACCCTCCTGAAGACAAGCTCACTCAACTTGGTGTTAGGCAATGGCCCAA ATGGGGTTGTCCTCCAAGCAAATTCCCATGGACATATGAATCTAAAGAGACCTGCTATCTCTTGGAAGGAAAAGTGAAGGTTACCCCTAGTGGGGCAAATGAGTCAGTAGAAATTGCTGCTGGTGATTTTGTTGAGTTCCCAAAAGGGATGAGTTGCACTTGGGATGTGTCAGTTGCTGTTGACAAGCACTATAACTTTGAATAA
- the LOC114390541 gene encoding ATP-dependent RNA helicase glh-2-like, protein MNGEDDKSLLWKLPVVKSDQFGKVGPAFGIGAGCGLGFGLGLLGGVGFGPGIPGFQVGFGFGAGCGVGFGFGYGVGKGIAQDENKRYSNVGNPFRGSRSIISEDDITALVDDLVINTKKFIKATSKEIDKWRR, encoded by the exons ATGAACGGCGAAGACGACAAGAGTTTGCTGTGGAAGCTTCCGGTGGTGAAGTCCGACCAGTTCGGCAAGGTGGGCCCCGCCTTCGGCATCGGCGCCGGCTGCGGCCTCGGTTTCGGCCTTGGCCTTCTCGGAG GAGTGGGTTTTGGCCCTGGAATTCCTGGTTTCCAAGTTGGTTTTGGATTTGGAGCTGGATGTGGAGTTGGTTTTGGGTTTGGCTATGGTGTGGGGAAAGGAATTGCACAAGATGAGAACAAGAGATACTCAAATGTTGGAAATCCTTTCCGTGGTTCTAGAAGCATCATTTCTGA GGATGATATTACTGCACTTGTGGACGACCTTGTCATTAATACTAAAAAGTTTATCAAGGCAACATCGAAAGAAATTGACAAGTGGAGAAGATAA
- the LOC114390649 gene encoding chlorophyll a-b binding protein CP26, chloroplastic-like gives MASLAASTAAASLGMSEMLGNPINLSGATRPAPSASSPASFKTVALFSKKKAAPPKKAAAAAPANDELAKWYGPDRRIFLPEGLLDRSEIPEYLTGEVPGDYGYDPFGLSKKPEDFSKYQAFELIHARWAMLGAAGFIIPEAFNKYGANCGPEAVWFKTGALLLDGGTLNYFGKPIPINLIVAVIAEIVLVGGAEYYRIINGLNFEDKLHPGGPFDPLGLANDPDQAALLKVKEIKNGRLAMFAMLGFYFQAYVTGEGPVENLAKHLSDPFGNNLLTVISGSAERAPTL, from the exons ATGGCTTCCCTTGCAGCATCCACTGCTGCTGCTTCCCTTGGCATGTCAGAAATGCTTGGAAACCCCATCAACCTCAGTGGTGCCACAAGGCCAGCTCCATCTGCCTCTAGCCCTGCCTCCTTCAAGACTGTGGCTCTTTTCTCCAAAAAGAAGGCTGCACCTCCAAAAAAAGCTGCAGCTGCTGCTCCTGCCAATGATGAGCTTGCCAAGTGGTATG GTCCTGACAGAAGGATCTTCTTGCCTGAGGGTCTCTTGGACCGATCTGAGATCCCAGAGTACTTGACCGGAGAAGTCCCCGGAGA CTATGGTTATGACCCATTTGGTCTTAGCAAGAAGCCAGAAGATTTTTCCAA ATATCAGGCATTTGAATTGATTCACGCCAGATGGGCAATGCTTGGTGCTGCTGGATTCATCATTCCCGAGGCCTTCAACAAATATGGAGCAAACTGCGGTCCTGAGGCTGTTTGGTTCAAG ACTGGAGCTCTGCTTCTTGATGGGGGTACCTTGAACTACTTCGGGAAACCCATCCCCATCAATCTTATTGTGGCTGTCATTGCTGAGATTGTTCTTGTGGGAGGTGCAGAGTACTACAGAATTATTAATGGCCTG AATTTCGAAGACAAACTTCATCCAGGTGGTCCATTTGACCCATTGGGGCTTGCAAATGATCCAGACCAAGCTGCACTGCTAAAGGtgaaggaaattaaaaatggaagactTGCTATGTTTGCCATGCTTGGTTTCTACTTCCAAGCTTATGTCACTGGAGAAGGTCCTGTTGAGAACCTTGCAAAACATCTCAGTGACCCTTTTGGCAACAACTTGCTCACTGTCATTTCTGGATCTGCTGAGAGAGCTCCAACTCTCTAA